CACTACTTCTGTAAAAACAAATGTTAATGTAAAAAAAGGCGATATTATAGGAAATGCAAAAACAGGTGAACTTGAATATGAATTAAAATTAGCTTCCGAATATGTTAATCCTTTAATTTTTACAACGCTTAATTATGAAGAGCAATAATAATATAAAAAATGGAATAAAATACACTGCTTTGGGTATTGAGTTTGGAAGTATAATCTTAGGGCTTGCTTTTGTTGGAAATTTGGCTGATAAAAAATTAAATACTTCTCCATTATTTACTATAGCTGGTATATTTTTTGGATTTATATCTGGTATATATAGACTTTATCAACTTTCTAAAATTATAGAAAGAAATAAAAAATAGATAAGGTTTTTTAAGGATTTTATTTATGGATAATATAATAAATAGTTTGCTTGATACTGATTTATATAAATTCACAATGCAGCAATGTGCTTTAAGGCAATTTTCTAATGTTTGGGTAAAATATATTTTTAAAAGCAGGAATGTATTAGAATGGACTCAAGAAATGCATGATGAGTTTTTAAAGCAAATAAAACATTTTTGCAATCTAACATTTCAAAAACATGAACTTGAATATTTATCTTCACTTAGATTTATAAAAAAGGATTATATAGAGTTTCTAAAGCTTTATAGACCTTTAGAAGAACATATTAATGCTTCTTTTGATGATAATAAATTAACCGTTTCTATAGAAGGGCCTTGGTATCAAACTATTATTTGGGAAATACCTATACTTGCTATGATAAGTGAAATATATTATCACTACTCTATTTGTAAAACTAATGGAGAAAAAGAGGTTTATAAGCAAGGTGAATTAAATTTAATAAAAAAATTAGATGAAAAATTGCTTCCTATATACAAGGCGGAAAATGGTTTTAAATTTTCTGATTTTGGTACTAGAAGAAGATTTTCTTTTAAGTGGCAAGATAGGGCTATTTCAATATTAAAAGAGAAAGTTCCTAGTGATTGTTTAGTAGGCACAAGCAATGTGTATTTTGCTCAGAAATATAATTTACTTGCGGTGGGCACTAATGCTCATGAATATTATCAAGTTGGTCAGGCTTTAGATAAAGTGAGGCTTGCGGAGAGTCAGAAATTTATGCTTCAATCTTGGGTTAATGAATATAGGGGCGATTTAGGCATTGCATTATCAGACACTTTAGGAACGGATAAATTCTTAAAAGATTTTGATTTATATTTTGCAAAACTCTATGACGGCATAAGGCATGATTCTGGAGACCCTATTGAATGGGGTTATAAAGTTATAAAGCATTATAAAGATTTAAGAATTGATCCTAAAACTAAAACACTCCTTTTTTCTGATAGTCTTAATTTTGACAAAGCTTATAACATATATAAAGAGTTCAAAAACGAAGCTAAAGTTACATTTGGAATAGGCACATTTATTATGAATGATTTTGAGCCTATTGCTAAACCTTTAAATATTGTAATGAAACTTCAGATGGTTAATGGTAAGCCTGTTGCTAAGTTATCTGATGATGAAGGCAAAACTATGTGCGATGATAAAGAGTTTTTACATTATTTAAAAATTGTTGCTATGGAATGATTAACTATTTTATGATAAAAAATATTATATTAATTCTTATGCTTATATTATTAATTTCTTGCAATAGAAATAATAATACAAGTACAGTTAATGAAATAGAACCTAATGACAATGAAGAGTATGCTCAATTTATAGAGTCGGATATTAGCTTAAAAGGAAGTTTAATAATCGACGATATAGACTATTATCATATTAAACC
The genomic region above belongs to Brachyspira sp. SAP_772 and contains:
- a CDS encoding AtpZ/AtpI family protein; this encodes MKSNNNIKNGIKYTALGIEFGSIILGLAFVGNLADKKLNTSPLFTIAGIFFGFISGIYRLYQLSKIIERNKK
- the pncB gene encoding nicotinate phosphoribosyltransferase translates to MDNIINSLLDTDLYKFTMQQCALRQFSNVWVKYIFKSRNVLEWTQEMHDEFLKQIKHFCNLTFQKHELEYLSSLRFIKKDYIEFLKLYRPLEEHINASFDDNKLTVSIEGPWYQTIIWEIPILAMISEIYYHYSICKTNGEKEVYKQGELNLIKKLDEKLLPIYKAENGFKFSDFGTRRRFSFKWQDRAISILKEKVPSDCLVGTSNVYFAQKYNLLAVGTNAHEYYQVGQALDKVRLAESQKFMLQSWVNEYRGDLGIALSDTLGTDKFLKDFDLYFAKLYDGIRHDSGDPIEWGYKVIKHYKDLRIDPKTKTLLFSDSLNFDKAYNIYKEFKNEAKVTFGIGTFIMNDFEPIAKPLNIVMKLQMVNGKPVAKLSDDEGKTMCDDKEFLHYLKIVAME